A DNA window from Loxodonta africana isolate mLoxAfr1 chromosome 7, mLoxAfr1.hap2, whole genome shotgun sequence contains the following coding sequences:
- the EHF gene encoding ETS homologous factor isoform X2: MILEGSGVMNLNPNNNLLHQQPAWTDSYSTCNVSSGFFGGQWHEIHPQYWTKYQVWEWLQHLLDTNQLDASCIPFQEFDINGEHLCSMSLQEFTQAAGTAGQLLYSNLQHLKWNGQCSSDLFQSAHNVIVKTEQTDPSIMNTWKEENYLYDTSYGSTVDLLDSKTSCRAQISMTTTSHLPLESPDMKKEQDHPAKSHTKKHNPRGTHLWEFIRDILLNPEKNPGLIKWEDRSEGIFRFLKSEAVAQLWGKKKNNSSMTYEKLSRAMRYYYKREILERVDGRRLVYKFGKNARGWRENEN; this comes from the exons ATGATTCTGGAAGGAAGTGGTGTAATGAATCTCAACCCCAACAACAACCTCCTCCACCAGCAGCCAGCCTGGACAGACAGCTACTCCACGTGCAATG TTTCCAGCGGCTTCTTTGGAGGCCAGTGGCACGAAATCCACCCTCAATACTGGACCAAATACCAGGTGTGGGAGTGGCTCCAGCACCTTCTGGACACCAACCAACTCGATGCCAGCTGCATCCCTTTCCAGGAGTTCGACATCAACGGCGAGCACCTCTGTAGCATGAGTTTGCAGGAATTCACCCAGGCGGCTGGGACAGCGGGGCAGCTCCTCTACAGCAACCTGCAGCATCTCAAGTGGAACG GCCAGTGCAGCAGTGACCTGTTCCAGTCTGCACACAATGTCATTGTAAAGACCGAACAAACAG ACCCTTCGATCATGAACACCTGGAAAGAAGAAAACTATTTATATGACACCAGCTATGGTAGCACAGTAG ATTTGTTGGACAGCAAAACTTCCTGCCGGGCCCAGATCTCCATGACAACCACCAGTCACCTTCCTCTTG AGTCACCTGATATGAAAAAGGAACAAGACCACCCTGCAAAGTCTCACACCAAAAAGCACA ATCCTCGAGGGACTCATTTATGGGAATTCATCCGGGACATCCTCCTGAACCCAGAGAAGAACCCAGGGTTAATAAAGTGGGAAGACAGGTCTGAGGGCATCTTCAGGTTCTTGAAATCAGAGGCTGTGGCTCAActatggggaaaaaagaaaaataacagcaGCATGACCTACGAAAAACTCAGCCGCGCTATGAG ATATTACTACAAAAGAGAAATTCTGGAGCGTGTGGATGGAAGAAGACTGGTATATAAATTCGGGAAGAATGCTCGTGGTTGGAGAGAAAATGAAAACTGA
- the EHF gene encoding ETS homologous factor isoform X1 yields MILEGSGVMNLNPNNNLLHQQPAWTDSYSTCNVSSGFFGGQWHEIHPQYWTKYQVWEWLQHLLDTNQLDASCIPFQEFDINGEHLCSMSLQEFTQAAGTAGQLLYSNLQHLKWNGQCSSDLFQSAHNVIVKTEQTDPSIMNTWKEENYLYDTSYGSTVDLLDSKTSCRAQISMTTTSHLPLAESPDMKKEQDHPAKSHTKKHNPRGTHLWEFIRDILLNPEKNPGLIKWEDRSEGIFRFLKSEAVAQLWGKKKNNSSMTYEKLSRAMRYYYKREILERVDGRRLVYKFGKNARGWRENEN; encoded by the exons ATGATTCTGGAAGGAAGTGGTGTAATGAATCTCAACCCCAACAACAACCTCCTCCACCAGCAGCCAGCCTGGACAGACAGCTACTCCACGTGCAATG TTTCCAGCGGCTTCTTTGGAGGCCAGTGGCACGAAATCCACCCTCAATACTGGACCAAATACCAGGTGTGGGAGTGGCTCCAGCACCTTCTGGACACCAACCAACTCGATGCCAGCTGCATCCCTTTCCAGGAGTTCGACATCAACGGCGAGCACCTCTGTAGCATGAGTTTGCAGGAATTCACCCAGGCGGCTGGGACAGCGGGGCAGCTCCTCTACAGCAACCTGCAGCATCTCAAGTGGAACG GCCAGTGCAGCAGTGACCTGTTCCAGTCTGCACACAATGTCATTGTAAAGACCGAACAAACAG ACCCTTCGATCATGAACACCTGGAAAGAAGAAAACTATTTATATGACACCAGCTATGGTAGCACAGTAG ATTTGTTGGACAGCAAAACTTCCTGCCGGGCCCAGATCTCCATGACAACCACCAGTCACCTTCCTCTTG CAGAGTCACCTGATATGAAAAAGGAACAAGACCACCCTGCAAAGTCTCACACCAAAAAGCACA ATCCTCGAGGGACTCATTTATGGGAATTCATCCGGGACATCCTCCTGAACCCAGAGAAGAACCCAGGGTTAATAAAGTGGGAAGACAGGTCTGAGGGCATCTTCAGGTTCTTGAAATCAGAGGCTGTGGCTCAActatggggaaaaaagaaaaataacagcaGCATGACCTACGAAAAACTCAGCCGCGCTATGAG ATATTACTACAAAAGAGAAATTCTGGAGCGTGTGGATGGAAGAAGACTGGTATATAAATTCGGGAAGAATGCTCGTGGTTGGAGAGAAAATGAAAACTGA